In one window of Halodesulfovibrio marinisediminis DSM 17456 DNA:
- the infA gene encoding translation initiation factor IF-1 yields MAKEEAIEVDGVVQEALPNAMFKVELSNGHVVLAHISGKMRKFYIRILPGDTVKVELSPYDLTRGRIVYRNK; encoded by the coding sequence ATGGCTAAGGAAGAAGCCATTGAAGTTGATGGCGTAGTGCAGGAAGCATTGCCAAACGCAATGTTTAAAGTAGAGTTGAGCAACGGACACGTAGTTCTTGCTCATATCTCTGGTAAAATGCGTAAATTTTACATCCGCATTCTGCCTGGAGATACGGTTAAAGTGGAGCTTTCTCCATACGATCTTACCAGGGGGCGGATTGTTTACCGCAATAAGTAA
- the lgt gene encoding prolipoprotein diacylglyceryl transferase, translating to MLTYPKIDPTVFSIGPVSVHWYGLMYLFGFLAAWLLGRYRASKPTSIWTTEMVDDLVTFCVLGVVLGGRIGYVLFYDLSFYLSNPLEIFAIWNGGMSFHGGLLGVIVCFALFARKHTMTLFEVGDFFAPMVPPGLFFGRIGNFINAELWGRVTDAPTGMIFPGAGSLPRHPSQLYEAGLEGLMLFLILWGFSAKPRPTRAVSGLFLIFYGSFRFIVEFFREPDAQLGFIAFNWLTMGMLLCVPMVLFGTYLIMIAYKKNEFPTNRK from the coding sequence ATGCTTACATACCCCAAAATAGACCCTACGGTCTTCTCAATCGGCCCTGTCAGTGTACACTGGTACGGCCTTATGTACCTTTTCGGCTTTCTCGCGGCTTGGCTGCTGGGCAGATACCGTGCCTCTAAGCCAACGAGTATCTGGACCACTGAAATGGTCGACGATCTGGTAACGTTTTGTGTGCTCGGCGTAGTATTAGGCGGCAGAATCGGCTACGTGCTTTTTTATGATTTGTCGTTCTACCTTTCCAATCCACTAGAAATCTTTGCTATCTGGAACGGCGGCATGTCGTTTCATGGCGGTTTGCTTGGTGTCATTGTTTGTTTCGCACTCTTTGCCCGCAAACATACCATGACGTTATTTGAAGTGGGCGACTTTTTCGCACCCATGGTTCCTCCGGGATTATTCTTTGGAAGAATCGGTAACTTCATCAACGCAGAACTTTGGGGCAGAGTAACTGATGCACCTACTGGAATGATTTTTCCTGGTGCAGGGTCCCTTCCCCGCCACCCATCCCAGCTATATGAAGCGGGGCTGGAAGGTCTGATGCTTTTCCTTATCTTATGGGGATTCTCTGCAAAACCGCGCCCTACCCGCGCTGTATCCGGACTCTTTCTCATTTTCTACGGATCATTCCGCTTTATTGTAGAATTTTTCCGCGAACCAGATGCGCAACTCGGCTTCATTGCCTTTAACTGGCTCACAATGGGAATGCTTCTCTGTGTGCCTATGGTACTGTTTGGAACGTATCTTATTATGATTGCATATAAAAAGAACGAATTTCCAACAAACAGAAAATAA